In the genome of Desulfovibrio desulfuricans, one region contains:
- a CDS encoding Mrp/NBP35 family ATP-binding protein has product MASCSSCSSATSCPSATGKGGSGNCNDPMAKQDRAIAERLGHIRHKIFVMSGKGGVGKSSVTVNTAAALARRGFKVGILDVDIHGPSVPNLLGLTSTVEIDEATQLMIPAAYDENLSVISMDTFLQDKDQAVLWRGPKKTSAIRQFIADVKWGELDFLLIDSPPGTGDEHMTVIQAIPDALCVVVTTPQEISLADVRKAINFLQYTNSNVLGVVENMSGLVCPHCHQEIDLFKKGGGEELAKRYGLKFLGAVPLDPTTVVAADKGIPVVYLEAESAAKAAFLNLADSIAAAADGSLEALASSRS; this is encoded by the coding sequence ATGGCATCCTGTTCATCCTGTTCTTCTGCAACGTCATGCCCCAGTGCGACCGGCAAGGGCGGCAGCGGGAACTGCAATGACCCCATGGCCAAGCAGGACCGCGCCATAGCCGAGCGCCTGGGCCATATACGCCACAAAATATTCGTCATGAGCGGCAAGGGCGGCGTGGGCAAAAGCTCCGTTACCGTCAACACAGCCGCAGCTCTGGCGCGCCGGGGATTCAAGGTCGGCATTCTTGATGTTGATATCCACGGGCCCAGCGTGCCCAACCTGCTTGGGCTTACCAGCACGGTTGAAATCGACGAAGCCACGCAGCTGATGATTCCGGCGGCGTACGACGAAAACCTGTCGGTTATTTCCATGGATACGTTTCTGCAAGACAAGGACCAGGCCGTTCTGTGGCGTGGCCCCAAAAAAACCTCGGCTATCCGCCAGTTTATAGCAGACGTAAAATGGGGCGAGCTTGACTTTTTGCTTATCGACTCCCCTCCAGGAACGGGCGACGAGCACATGACCGTCATTCAGGCCATACCCGACGCCCTGTGCGTAGTGGTGACCACCCCGCAGGAAATTTCGCTGGCAGACGTGCGCAAGGCCATCAACTTTTTGCAGTACACCAACTCCAATGTGCTTGGCGTGGTGGAAAACATGAGCGGCCTTGTGTGCCCGCACTGCCACCAGGAGATCGACCTGTTTAAAAAGGGCGGCGGTGAAGAACTGGCAAAGCGCTACGGCCTCAAGTTTCTTGGCGCCGTGCCGCTCGACCCCACCACCGTGGTGGCTGCTGACAAAGGTATCCCTGTGGTGTACCTTGAGGCGGAAAGCGCGGCCAAGGCGGCCTTTCTCAATCTGGCGGATTCCATTGCCGCCGCTGCCGACGGCAGCCTGGAAGCTCTTGCCAGTTCGCGCAGCTAG
- a CDS encoding tetratricopeptide repeat protein, whose product MTEKIEWYKEVLELEPNSKVFFPLARLLAEADRTDEAVEILEQGLARHEEFLEARLFLIELLHSTNKLEACEKQVARLTKMFSTYAGFWQAWAACINAAGNAPDTAAVLRFLALNFSKGPVSLHEVINQGLASLSGQGVESPVLGQAEAAGAAEPLHAAPLAAAAPDAAVAALTEPQVVAAPNAAYDASFHAASRYAAAGDEILHDTVDFDPDLAMADDEALPAAADEGVSPMLARGADAYAAYAAPVTQAEAVVEDADETEERFSLRTRSMAEVLAEQGDIKGALDIYHELAASAVHPEESADLRQRITTLTARLGNAQTMDSVQPAAPAEQASGKDKLISMLEALAERVEARAHS is encoded by the coding sequence ATGACGGAAAAAATTGAATGGTACAAAGAAGTCCTGGAGCTTGAGCCCAATTCCAAGGTCTTTTTTCCTTTGGCCCGTCTGCTGGCCGAGGCCGACCGCACGGACGAAGCTGTTGAAATTCTGGAGCAGGGCCTTGCCCGCCATGAGGAATTTCTCGAAGCCAGACTTTTTCTTATAGAACTGCTGCATTCAACCAACAAGCTCGAAGCCTGCGAAAAGCAGGTCGCCCGCCTGACCAAGATGTTTTCTACCTATGCCGGTTTCTGGCAGGCCTGGGCCGCGTGCATCAATGCCGCGGGCAACGCCCCTGATACCGCAGCGGTGCTGCGGTTTTTGGCGCTCAATTTTTCAAAAGGGCCTGTATCGCTGCATGAGGTCATCAATCAGGGCCTTGCGTCGCTGTCTGGCCAAGGGGTTGAATCTCCCGTTCTGGGGCAGGCTGAAGCGGCTGGCGCTGCAGAACCCCTGCACGCGGCTCCCTTGGCTGCGGCAGCCCCCGATGCGGCGGTCGCAGCGCTGACGGAGCCGCAGGTTGTTGCCGCGCCCAATGCCGCGTACGACGCCAGTTTCCACGCTGCCAGCCGTTACGCTGCCGCTGGCGACGAAATTTTGCACGATACTGTCGACTTTGATCCCGATCTTGCCATGGCTGATGACGAAGCGCTGCCGGCGGCGGCGGATGAGGGCGTTTCGCCCATGCTGGCCCGCGGGGCTGACGCCTACGCCGCTTACGCCGCCCCGGTAACGCAGGCCGAGGCTGTGGTGGAAGACGCTGACGAAACTGAAGAACGCTTTTCGCTGCGCACGCGTTCCATGGCTGAAGTGCTGGCTGAACAGGGAGATATCAAGGGCGCTCTTGATATTTACCATGAACTGGCGGCTTCGGCGGTGCATCCTGAAGAAAGCGCCGATCTGCGCCAGCGTATAACAACGTTGACCGCCCGGCTGGGCAACGCCCAGACGATGGATTCCGTCCAGCCCGCTGCCCCGGCAGAACAGGCTAGCGGTAAGGACAAGCTGATAAGCATGCTTGAAGCTTTGGCTGAACGTGTTGAAGCCAGGGCGCACAGTTAA
- a CDS encoding FtsB family cell division protein: MFWRTFILVVLGLVNVVLFARMVWGPTGLIEYRELKHQYSVLEKQIASLDAENLSLSREIRLLQSDSQYMEKVIRQRLHYVRDNEVLYLFGDMAKPGREQKP; encoded by the coding sequence ATGTTTTGGCGTACGTTCATTCTCGTTGTGCTGGGTCTCGTCAATGTGGTGCTGTTTGCGCGCATGGTCTGGGGCCCCACGGGGCTTATCGAATACCGGGAGCTCAAACACCAGTACTCCGTACTTGAAAAGCAGATTGCAAGCCTTGATGCGGAAAACCTCTCTCTGAGCCGCGAAATTCGCCTTTTGCAGTCAGACAGCCAGTATATGGAAAAAGTCATTCGTCAGCGCCTCCATTATGTTCGTGACAACGAGGTGCTCTATCTTTTTGGCGATATGGCGAAACCGGGGCGGGAGCAGAAACCATGA
- a CDS encoding protein-L-isoaspartate(D-aspartate) O-methyltransferase codes for MVREQLEARGISDPAVLGAMSAVPRHLFVQEALRAQAYEDTPLPIGYGQTISQPYIVALMTQLLEVQRGMRVLEVGTGSGYQAAVLATMGCTVFTVERMRELYQNTSSLLRQLGLRGIHMQRRDGTLGMPEAAPFDRIIVTAGGPEVPRPLVDQLDEGGIMLIPVGSKPRTQRLVRVRKEQGRVSSDDLGPVVFVDLVGDHGW; via the coding sequence ATGGTGCGTGAACAGCTCGAGGCCAGGGGCATCAGTGATCCTGCGGTGCTTGGGGCCATGTCTGCGGTGCCGCGCCATCTTTTTGTGCAAGAAGCGCTGCGCGCTCAGGCCTACGAAGACACCCCCCTGCCCATAGGTTACGGGCAGACCATATCACAGCCCTACATCGTAGCCCTGATGACCCAGCTGCTTGAAGTGCAGCGCGGCATGAGGGTTCTTGAGGTCGGCACAGGCTCCGGCTATCAGGCCGCCGTGCTCGCCACCATGGGCTGCACGGTGTTTACCGTCGAGCGCATGCGCGAGCTTTATCAAAATACATCAAGCCTCTTGCGGCAACTGGGACTTAGGGGTATCCACATGCAACGGCGTGACGGCACGCTTGGCATGCCCGAGGCCGCGCCATTTGACCGCATAATTGTTACAGCCGGCGGGCCTGAAGTGCCGCGCCCCCTTGTTGACCAGCTTGACGAGGGCGGCATCATGCTTATTCCCGTAGGGTCAAAGCCCCGCACGCAGCGTCTCGTGCGCGTGCGCAAAGAGCAGGGGCGCGTCAGCAGCGACGACCTGGGCCCGGTAGTTTTTGTAGATCTGGTGGGCGACCACGGCTGGTAG
- a CDS encoding acyl-CoA dehydratase activase translates to MSPPLFYLGLDIGSTTVKLALLQADGAIAETRYCRHGTAVRATLASLLAEISQLYPSATVRCAMTGSGALDLSKQLSILFVQELLATARAISFSAPDTSVAVELGGEDAKLLYLGQDVELRMNESCAGGTGAFIDQMARLLNTDAGGLNELASRHTTLYPIASRCGVFAKTDIVPLLNGGVSREDIAASIFQAVVEQTIGGLACGRPITGKVAFLGGPLHFLSELKNLFIKNLDLPPQYIAYLPHAQCTAAIGAARCAISADDTAQPQNLADLARLAGSLSHSPKVSTDKVLPGMFADSREYAHFRQRHETANAMPSANIQEARGALFLGLDLGSTTVKAVLVDGERRILDFCYASNGGNPLQTLLPPLADMLDRIPDGAWLSASGATGYGAHLAESALGVDNVMVETLAHFKAATQLVPEVSYVIDIGGQDMKCLKIDNGVISDVSLNEACSAGCGAFLESFARGLGLSMREFVNISLFAAHPADLGSRCTVFMNSRVTQAQKDGLPIADIAAGLCYSVVRNALDKVLRIKNPQELGEHVVVQGGAFLNDALLCAMERTLGRHVHRPAASGLMGAYGAALEAMERSECTGTRSGITASLIRGLAMRTRSFRCRDCGNNCLLTETRFSHGSRHIAGNRCDRFSEARRGASVTAANLVTWKNQRLFRYEPLPLESAPRGRLGIPRVLNVYAHYPFWFTLFTSLGFRVEVSPPTSRALFAAGLSSVPSQSVCYPAKLAHGHVLALLESGIKSIFFPCIPREAQEFAEMCDSFSCPVACGYPQVIRENLPEIKDAGAVLHAPFVNLTHTASLVSNLCREFNLPRGEVRSAVRAARHEQAHYQRELRAEAEHIYAETLRNKGVMVVLAGRPYHADPQVHHGLPDFIASLGAAVVSEDALPRNWVTHRMSFALRARNQWTYAARLYRAGLWACEADHGQARVELVQLTSFGCGIDAITADQMRELMRAHGKLYTLIKMDEGNALASARIRIRSLLAVSHADRSRSAKEAHSLAAPVFSKRDAGTHTILVPQMAPLHFPLMTAAIAGSDHTVRLLPTVSAEAVSLGQAYVNNDACYPAIVAIGQLLLALRNDGLDPRRTALLLSQTCGPCRASNYPALLRKALQEYGYDPIPVLTLNASGADSQPGLRPNRAMLWRMLLGMLAGDMLQRLSLFTGTYECRKGQTEDRLQHWLQLLTPAIRKGDESALRQMLPRLVYDFATIRTDLTPRPRVAVVGEILLTYHADANNHIVEQIRQEGGEPLLPDFANFMLYCLRDAVYDWRFQGGSAWAALGNSIVMRRIEGMRRYMRGALNTSPLSAHVMPVAHIDDLARLGQSVMSLGNSAGEGWLLPAEMLEFLEHGTSNILCLQPFGCLPNHVVGRGAFKSVRRQRSEANIMALDYDPGSSEANQLNRIRLFMAIAREKEKEREEAARHARHTYAGDAAAGLGHWQ, encoded by the coding sequence GTGTCTCCACCACTATTTTATTTAGGCTTAGACATAGGTTCCACCACAGTCAAACTGGCTTTGCTGCAAGCGGACGGCGCAATTGCCGAAACACGCTACTGCCGGCACGGCACTGCGGTTCGCGCCACGCTGGCAAGCCTGCTTGCAGAGATTTCACAGCTCTACCCCTCCGCCACCGTGCGCTGCGCCATGACCGGCTCGGGAGCTCTTGATCTCAGCAAACAGCTTTCCATCCTTTTTGTGCAGGAGCTGCTCGCCACGGCCCGCGCCATTTCTTTCAGCGCCCCCGACACGTCCGTTGCGGTGGAACTGGGCGGCGAAGACGCCAAGCTGCTCTACCTGGGGCAGGATGTGGAGCTGCGCATGAACGAATCGTGCGCGGGCGGCACCGGGGCGTTTATCGACCAGATGGCCCGCCTCCTGAATACGGATGCAGGAGGCCTCAACGAGCTGGCCTCCCGCCACACCACGCTTTACCCCATTGCCTCGCGTTGCGGGGTTTTTGCCAAGACTGATATCGTTCCGCTGCTCAACGGCGGCGTTTCGCGCGAGGACATAGCCGCATCCATTTTTCAGGCAGTTGTTGAACAAACCATCGGCGGGCTTGCCTGCGGCAGGCCCATTACCGGCAAAGTGGCCTTCTTGGGCGGGCCGCTGCACTTTTTGTCAGAGCTTAAAAACCTTTTTATCAAAAATCTCGACCTGCCCCCCCAGTACATCGCGTATCTGCCGCATGCGCAGTGCACGGCCGCCATTGGCGCGGCCCGTTGCGCCATATCCGCCGATGACACGGCGCAACCGCAAAACCTTGCCGACCTCGCCCGGCTGGCGGGCAGCCTGTCGCACTCTCCCAAGGTATCTACAGACAAAGTTTTGCCCGGCATGTTTGCCGACAGCAGGGAATACGCCCACTTCCGCCAGCGGCACGAGACAGCCAACGCCATGCCCTCGGCCAATATCCAGGAGGCGCGCGGAGCGTTGTTTCTCGGTCTTGATCTCGGCTCCACAACGGTCAAGGCCGTGCTGGTGGACGGGGAGCGGCGCATCCTTGATTTCTGCTACGCGTCCAACGGCGGCAACCCGCTGCAGACCCTGCTGCCGCCTCTGGCGGACATGCTTGACCGCATTCCGGACGGGGCGTGGCTTTCTGCCTCCGGAGCCACCGGCTACGGCGCGCATCTGGCTGAGTCAGCCCTTGGGGTGGACAACGTAATGGTGGAAACCCTGGCCCATTTCAAAGCCGCCACACAGCTCGTGCCAGAGGTCAGCTATGTCATAGACATCGGCGGCCAGGACATGAAGTGCCTCAAGATTGACAACGGCGTGATCAGCGACGTGAGCCTCAACGAGGCCTGCTCTGCCGGGTGCGGGGCTTTTCTTGAAAGTTTTGCCCGGGGCCTTGGCCTGAGCATGCGGGAGTTTGTAAATATTTCGCTTTTTGCGGCGCATCCTGCCGATCTGGGCTCGCGCTGCACCGTATTTATGAATTCGCGCGTGACACAGGCGCAAAAAGACGGCCTGCCAATTGCCGATATTGCCGCCGGCCTTTGCTATTCTGTGGTGCGCAACGCTCTGGACAAGGTGCTGCGCATCAAAAATCCTCAGGAACTGGGCGAACATGTGGTTGTACAGGGCGGGGCTTTTCTTAATGACGCCCTGCTCTGCGCCATGGAGCGCACCCTTGGGCGGCATGTGCACCGCCCGGCGGCCTCCGGCCTGATGGGAGCGTACGGCGCAGCGCTTGAAGCCATGGAAAGGTCAGAGTGCACGGGCACCCGCTCGGGCATCACCGCCTCCCTCATCAGGGGGCTGGCCATGCGCACGCGCAGCTTTCGCTGCCGCGACTGCGGCAACAACTGCCTGCTGACCGAAACCCGCTTTTCGCACGGCTCGCGGCACATTGCGGGCAACAGGTGCGACAGGTTCAGCGAGGCCAGACGCGGCGCAAGCGTTACCGCCGCCAACCTCGTTACCTGGAAAAACCAGCGGCTCTTCCGCTATGAGCCGCTGCCTCTCGAATCCGCCCCGCGCGGCAGGCTGGGCATCCCCAGGGTGCTGAACGTCTACGCCCACTATCCCTTCTGGTTTACCCTGTTTACCTCGCTGGGGTTCAGGGTCGAGGTGTCGCCGCCCACCAGCCGCGCGTTGTTTGCCGCAGGGCTGTCCTCCGTCCCCTCGCAAAGCGTATGCTACCCTGCCAAACTGGCGCACGGCCATGTGCTGGCCCTGCTTGAAAGCGGCATCAAAAGCATATTCTTTCCCTGCATTCCACGCGAGGCGCAGGAATTTGCCGAGATGTGCGATTCGTTTTCCTGCCCGGTTGCCTGCGGCTACCCGCAGGTGATCCGCGAGAACCTGCCGGAAATCAAGGATGCCGGGGCCGTCCTGCACGCGCCCTTTGTCAACCTGACGCACACGGCATCGCTCGTGAGCAACCTTTGCCGCGAATTTAACCTGCCGAGGGGCGAGGTTCGCTCCGCTGTGCGGGCAGCCCGCCACGAGCAGGCCCATTACCAGCGCGAGCTGCGCGCCGAGGCCGAGCATATCTATGCGGAAACCCTGCGCAACAAGGGCGTCATGGTGGTGCTTGCGGGTCGTCCCTACCATGCCGACCCCCAGGTGCACCACGGTTTGCCCGATTTTATCGCCTCACTTGGGGCTGCGGTTGTCAGCGAGGACGCCCTGCCCCGCAACTGGGTGACGCACCGCATGAGCTTTGCGCTACGGGCGCGCAACCAGTGGACATACGCGGCACGGCTGTACCGGGCCGGTCTGTGGGCCTGCGAAGCCGATCACGGTCAGGCGCGCGTGGAACTTGTGCAGCTCACCTCGTTTGGCTGCGGCATTGACGCCATCACGGCCGACCAGATGCGCGAGCTTATGCGGGCTCACGGCAAACTGTACACGCTCATCAAGATGGACGAGGGCAACGCGCTGGCCTCTGCGCGCATCCGCATCAGGTCTCTTTTGGCGGTAAGCCACGCCGACAGGAGCCGCAGCGCCAAGGAGGCGCATTCGCTGGCCGCGCCGGTGTTCAGCAAACGCGATGCGGGCACGCACACCATTTTGGTGCCGCAGATGGCTCCTCTGCACTTTCCGCTTATGACAGCGGCCATTGCGGGCAGCGACCATACCGTGCGGCTGTTGCCTACCGTCAGCGCCGAGGCTGTGAGTCTTGGGCAGGCCTACGTCAACAACGATGCCTGCTACCCTGCCATTGTGGCCATCGGGCAGCTGCTGCTTGCCCTGCGCAATGACGGGCTTGACCCGCGCCGTACCGCCCTGCTGCTTTCGCAAACCTGCGGTCCCTGCCGGGCGAGCAATTATCCCGCACTGCTGCGCAAAGCCCTGCAGGAATACGGTTACGACCCCATCCCAGTGCTGACGCTCAATGCTTCGGGCGCTGACAGCCAGCCGGGGTTGCGGCCAAACCGGGCAATGCTCTGGCGCATGCTGCTCGGCATGCTGGCGGGAGACATGCTGCAAAGGCTCTCGCTGTTCACAGGCACGTACGAGTGCCGCAAAGGCCAGACAGAAGACCGCCTGCAGCACTGGCTGCAGCTGCTTACCCCGGCTATCCGCAAGGGGGACGAATCCGCCCTGCGGCAGATGCTGCCGCGCCTTGTGTACGACTTTGCCACCATACGCACAGACCTGACCCCAAGGCCCCGCGTTGCGGTAGTTGGCGAAATTCTGCTTACCTACCACGCGGACGCCAACAACCATATTGTTGAGCAGATCAGACAGGAGGGCGGCGAGCCGCTGCTGCCCGACTTTGCCAACTTTATGCTCTACTGCCTGCGCGATGCGGTGTACGACTGGCGCTTTCAGGGCGGCAGCGCCTGGGCGGCCCTTGGCAACAGCATTGTCATGCGCCGCATAGAGGGCATGCGGCGCTATATGCGCGGCGCGCTCAACACCTCGCCCCTGAGCGCCCACGTCATGCCGGTGGCGCACATAGACGACCTGGCCCGGCTGGGACAAAGCGTCATGTCGCTGGGCAACAGCGCTGGCGAGGGCTGGCTGCTGCCAGCGGAAATGCTGGAGTTTCTCGAACACGGAACCAGCAACATACTCTGCCTGCAGCCCTTTGGCTGCCTGCCAAACCATGTGGTGGGGCGCGGAGCCTTCAAGTCCGTGCGCCGTCAGCGGTCAGAGGCCAACATCATGGCGCTTGATTATGACCCCGGCAGCAGCGAAGCCAACCAGCTCAACCGCATACGCCTGTTTATGGCCATCGCCAGAGAAAAGGAAAAGGAAAGGGAAGAAGCCGCCCGCCACGCCCGCCATACGTATGCCGGAGATGCGGCGGCAGGCCTGGGACACTGGCAGTAA
- the pgsA gene encoding CDP-diacylglycerol--glycerol-3-phosphate 3-phosphatidyltransferase gives MLNLANKITLLRILMTPLVVLLLYFEGPIVCILAALAFIFASLTDWADGYIARRSNMVTSMGKFLDPLADKVLICSVLIMFVKLGWAPAWVVIVIVCRELVVTGLRAIAIDEGIVLAADKFGKAKTVMQIFAVVPLTLHYPLWGMDLQPLGLALLYAALVLAIVSGSNYCYDFYRNTRKQAG, from the coding sequence ATGCTTAATCTTGCTAATAAAATTACACTGTTACGCATTTTGATGACCCCTCTGGTGGTTTTGCTGCTCTATTTTGAAGGGCCGATTGTCTGTATTCTGGCCGCTCTGGCCTTTATTTTTGCCTCTCTCACCGACTGGGCCGATGGGTATATTGCCCGTCGTTCCAATATGGTCACCAGCATGGGCAAGTTTCTTGACCCGCTGGCCGACAAGGTGCTGATCTGTTCGGTGCTGATCATGTTTGTCAAACTGGGTTGGGCGCCTGCGTGGGTGGTGATCGTCATTGTCTGCCGCGAGCTTGTGGTTACGGGCTTGCGCGCCATTGCCATCGACGAGGGTATTGTCCTTGCCGCCGACAAGTTCGGCAAGGCCAAGACAGTCATGCAGATCTTTGCCGTCGTGCCCCTTACGCTGCACTATCCCCTGTGGGGCATGGACCTGCAGCCGCTTGGCCTGGCGCTGCTGTATGCGGCCCTTGTGCTGGCCATTGTTTCAGGCTCCAACTATTGCTATGATTTTTACCGCAATACGCGTAAACAGGCTGGCTAA
- a CDS encoding M23 family metallopeptidase — protein sequence MRKRSLFSSVLGILVVALLVLGGYVFFKDLDGPTVEVTPNTGRVSPASVLKVRMKDPSGIRSISVGVRKNNVLNVIFSKHFDQYIAEREVEVPMKDANLREGAFELEIRATDGSLAGFGQGNTRTVQLPMRLDTQPPRISVKTLPPNVRRGGTAVVRYTVDKDITSSGVLVAGYLVPGYLQKDGSYICFFPFPYTMTARDYKNSVEITATDLAGNVTKSHLTVMSFERVFKSDSIEVSDNFLLAVESKLRDLAPDATNPLECYLYINNQVRSGNVQALREIGRDTASAMLWSGAFERLPRSAPRAGFGDHRFFNYQGKQVGESYHLGFDLASVRNAEVPAANSGRVVFCGNLGIYGNMIVIDHGLGLMSLYSHLNDQLVKVGDVVQKGQIIAHTGSTGLAFGDHLHFGILVGGVEVTPLEWLDPKWIRDNITGRLDASMTQQ from the coding sequence ATGCGTAAAAGAAGTCTGTTTTCTTCGGTGCTGGGTATTCTAGTGGTCGCCCTGCTGGTTTTGGGCGGCTATGTTTTTTTTAAAGATCTTGACGGCCCTACTGTCGAAGTAACGCCGAACACCGGCAGGGTTTCGCCTGCAAGCGTGCTCAAGGTGCGCATGAAGGACCCGTCGGGCATCCGCTCCATTTCGGTGGGCGTGCGCAAAAATAATGTTCTCAATGTGATTTTCAGCAAGCATTTTGATCAATATATCGCCGAACGCGAGGTTGAAGTTCCCATGAAGGACGCCAACCTGCGCGAGGGCGCGTTTGAACTGGAAATTCGCGCCACCGACGGCTCGCTTGCCGGTTTTGGCCAGGGCAATACCCGCACGGTGCAGCTGCCCATGCGCCTTGATACGCAACCGCCTCGTATTTCTGTCAAAACCCTGCCCCCCAACGTGCGCCGGGGCGGCACCGCCGTGGTGCGCTACACGGTCGACAAGGACATAACAAGCAGCGGCGTGCTGGTGGCGGGCTATTTGGTGCCCGGCTACCTGCAAAAAGACGGCAGCTATATCTGCTTTTTCCCCTTTCCGTACACCATGACGGCCCGCGATTATAAAAACAGCGTGGAAATTACCGCCACCGACCTTGCGGGCAACGTCACCAAAAGCCACCTGACGGTCATGTCGTTTGAGCGCGTGTTCAAAAGCGACAGCATTGAAGTTTCCGACAACTTTTTGCTGGCTGTGGAAAGCAAACTGCGAGATCTGGCGCCCGACGCAACCAACCCGCTGGAATGTTACCTGTACATCAACAATCAGGTTCGCAGCGGCAACGTGCAGGCCCTGCGCGAGATAGGCCGCGACACCGCCTCGGCCATGCTGTGGAGCGGCGCGTTTGAAAGACTGCCCCGCTCCGCCCCGCGCGCCGGTTTTGGCGACCACCGCTTTTTCAACTATCAGGGCAAGCAGGTGGGCGAGTCGTACCACCTGGGCTTTGACCTCGCCTCTGTACGCAATGCCGAAGTGCCCGCCGCCAACAGCGGCCGCGTGGTGTTTTGCGGCAATCTGGGCATTTACGGCAACATGATTGTCATCGACCATGGTCTGGGGCTGATGTCGCTGTACTCGCACCTCAACGACCAGCTCGTCAAAGTGGGCGACGTGGTGCAAAAGGGCCAGATCATCGCCCACACCGGCAGCACGGGCCTTGCCTTTGGCGACCATCTGCACTTTGGCATTCTTGTGGGCGGGGTGGAAGTAACCCCCCTTGAATGGCTTGACCCCAAGTGGATCCGCGACAACATCACCGGGCGCCTCGACGCATCAATGACCCAGCAATAG
- the fbp gene encoding class 1 fructose-bisphosphatase, with amino-acid sequence MADITVTEHLLLHQKRTPQATGQFTGLLYDLILSGKSISRRIAKAGLLDILGGTGEVNVQGENVQKMDSIANRIILYRMERCGALCAMSSEEEAELVRVSKEFPRGDYILIFDPLDGSTNIDVNINVGTIFSILRRPEGRTGEVSIDDVLQPGVKQVAAGYILYGPATMLVLSTGQGVHGFTLDPGVGEFLLSHPDMRIPEQGHIYSVNEGNWKNWDAPAREAVTWFHGCETSDGKPYSSRYVGALVADFHRTLINGGIYMYPPDANKPNGKLRLMCEANPLAFLAEQAGGKASDGHGRILERVPDKLHARTPLYIGSTSDVEAVEKIYARHAGR; translated from the coding sequence ATGGCTGACATCACGGTTACGGAACACCTGCTGCTGCACCAGAAGCGCACCCCCCAGGCAACGGGCCAGTTCACCGGCCTTCTGTACGACCTCATTTTGTCTGGCAAAAGCATTTCGCGGCGCATTGCCAAGGCCGGGTTGCTCGATATTCTCGGCGGCACCGGCGAGGTGAATGTGCAAGGCGAAAATGTGCAGAAGATGGACTCCATCGCCAACCGCATCATACTTTACCGTATGGAGCGGTGCGGGGCGCTTTGCGCCATGAGTTCCGAGGAAGAAGCCGAGCTTGTCCGCGTCAGCAAGGAATTTCCGCGCGGCGATTACATCCTTATTTTTGATCCGCTGGACGGATCGACCAATATTGATGTGAACATCAATGTCGGCACCATCTTTTCCATCCTGCGCAGGCCCGAGGGCCGCACCGGCGAGGTGAGCATTGATGATGTGCTGCAGCCAGGCGTAAAGCAGGTGGCTGCCGGCTACATTTTGTACGGCCCCGCTACAATGCTGGTGCTCAGCACCGGTCAGGGGGTTCACGGTTTTACCCTCGACCCCGGCGTCGGAGAATTTTTGCTTTCACACCCGGATATGCGCATACCCGAGCAGGGGCATATCTATTCCGTCAACGAGGGCAACTGGAAAAACTGGGACGCGCCCGCCCGCGAGGCGGTAACCTGGTTCCACGGTTGCGAAACCTCTGACGGCAAGCCCTATTCGTCCCGCTATGTTGGCGCGCTTGTTGCCGATTTTCATCGCACGCTCATTAACGGCGGCATCTATATGTACCCGCCCGACGCCAACAAGCCCAACGGCAAGCTCCGGCTCATGTGCGAGGCCAACCCGCTGGCTTTTCTTGCCGAGCAGGCTGGGGGCAAGGCGAGCGACGGTCATGGCCGTATCCTTGAAAGGGTGCCGGACAAACTGCACGCGCGTACGCCTCTCTACATCGGCTCTACCAGCGATGTGGAAGCGGTGGAAAAGATTTACGCAAGGCATGCGGGCAGGTAG